A single window of Pseudomonadota bacterium DNA harbors:
- a CDS encoding Gldg family protein has product MIVKLALWEFRRHWVSPLPWIVWIATWTLLGLTFTLSLTEIQQDPAVVESYGVTAYMVRTLMGFAAVWGLFVSPVLAMRAISEERRSGTLRLLRGAPLSNTTIVLSKFGAQLLLLLPIWLAAVLPAASLALGTELDWGLVAGAGLALGILLASYAAVSLACSSFTDQSAAAAISAFGILLILWVIYWPGTFDTPLAWLFKHLSPAGHMELALQGTLTLAAAGVWLSTVLAALGAAIWRLNMRPASIRRRLLALLWVAATLGLFVAGLLYPAEWDFTRGQQRALSPQSQTILDRLDEPVAITAFAPPDTELRQSIENFLERYVQLQPDWRWTFVAPQSAPERMRQLGIRDRWALLVESGGRRETCTELTEACFSGALQRLAYEPGWIGFVSGHGERNVQDTGPDGLSNLAVELRRVGFRLAGLNLVAQPVIPDNTHILLLAGPQQALLPGERELIRSFLQRGGHLIWLVDAANNDEDLTDLLNVEVLPGTVLSADYRLLGMPHPAVIAITRYGTVGAFDGMDGNSVLAFAHALRPDPESTWTTQPILFTGPRSWTETGALEGELRFDPDSGEAEGPLPLGVVLSRQQNDSPQYAVVVGDSDFMSNRYWQSGDNRRLALRLFSLLAAKTGDLELPVMDLKDTRLRLPPRGYATLVSLFTLVLPGAIALLGLGVWFRRR; this is encoded by the coding sequence GCCGGCATTGGGTGAGCCCTTTGCCATGGATTGTTTGGATCGCCACATGGACCCTTCTCGGGCTCACGTTCACTTTGAGCTTGACCGAGATTCAGCAGGACCCCGCGGTGGTCGAGTCCTACGGAGTGACCGCCTATATGGTTCGGACACTGATGGGATTTGCCGCCGTGTGGGGCCTGTTCGTGAGCCCAGTGCTGGCCATGCGCGCCATCAGCGAAGAGCGTCGCAGCGGCACGCTGCGCTTGCTGCGCGGCGCGCCGCTCTCCAACACCACCATCGTGTTGAGCAAATTCGGTGCACAACTGTTGCTTTTGCTGCCCATTTGGCTGGCGGCGGTGCTGCCCGCGGCCAGTCTCGCGCTCGGCACCGAACTGGACTGGGGTCTGGTCGCCGGAGCGGGACTGGCACTGGGAATTTTGCTGGCCAGCTATGCCGCAGTGAGCCTGGCATGCTCCAGCTTCACCGACCAAAGCGCGGCGGCGGCCATCAGCGCATTTGGCATTCTCCTGATCCTGTGGGTGATCTACTGGCCGGGCACCTTCGACACGCCACTGGCGTGGTTATTCAAACACCTATCCCCGGCCGGTCACATGGAGTTGGCGCTGCAGGGAACCTTGACCCTGGCCGCGGCCGGCGTCTGGCTGAGCACGGTGTTGGCCGCATTAGGCGCGGCCATCTGGCGCCTGAACATGCGGCCAGCATCGATTCGCCGCCGGTTGCTCGCGCTGCTCTGGGTGGCTGCGACGCTTGGGTTGTTCGTGGCGGGTTTGCTCTATCCGGCGGAATGGGATTTCACCCGTGGCCAGCAACGTGCCCTGAGCCCTCAAAGCCAAACGATACTGGACCGCTTGGACGAACCGGTTGCCATCACGGCTTTCGCACCACCGGACACCGAGTTGCGGCAGTCCATCGAAAACTTCCTCGAGCGCTATGTTCAGCTGCAGCCTGATTGGAGATGGACGTTTGTCGCGCCCCAATCGGCACCGGAACGCATGCGCCAACTCGGAATCCGCGACCGTTGGGCGTTGTTGGTCGAAAGCGGGGGACGCCGTGAAACCTGCACCGAACTAACGGAGGCCTGCTTCAGCGGGGCACTGCAACGACTGGCCTATGAGCCTGGCTGGATCGGCTTCGTTTCCGGACACGGTGAACGGAATGTTCAGGATACAGGCCCGGACGGACTGTCAAACCTCGCCGTGGAACTGCGCCGGGTGGGTTTCCGTCTGGCCGGATTGAATCTGGTGGCGCAGCCTGTCATCCCGGACAACACACACATCCTGTTGTTGGCCGGGCCACAGCAAGCCCTCCTCCCAGGCGAGCGTGAGCTGATTCGCAGCTTCCTGCAACGGGGCGGTCATTTGATCTGGCTGGTCGATGCGGCCAACAACGACGAGGATCTGACGGATCTTCTGAACGTAGAGGTGTTGCCCGGCACCGTCCTGTCGGCGGACTACCGCTTGCTCGGCATGCCACACCCGGCTGTCATCGCCATCACCCGCTATGGCACCGTGGGCGCTTTCGACGGCATGGACGGCAACAGCGTTTTGGCCTTCGCCCACGCCCTGAGGCCGGATCCCGAGTCCACCTGGACAACGCAGCCGATTCTCTTCACCGGCCCCCGCAGCTGGACCGAGACTGGCGCCCTGGAAGGGGAGTTGCGCTTCGATCCCGATTCTGGGGAAGCGGAAGGTCCGCTCCCGCTGGGCGTGGTGCTTTCTCGTCAACAGAACGACTCGCCCCAATACGCCGTGGTTGTCGGCGACAGCGATTTTATGAGCAACCGTTACTGGCAAAGCGGAGACAACCGCCGCCTCGCATTAAGGCTATTCAGCCTGTTGGCTGCGAAAACCGGCGATTTGGAACTTCCCGTGATGGATCTCAAAGATACTCGGCTGCGTCTCCCGCCCCGAGGCTACGCCACCCTGGTGAGCCTGTTTACACTGGTCTTGCCGGGCGCCATCGCCTTATTGGGCTTGGGCGTTTGGTTTCGTCGACGATAA